A genome region from Hymenobacter tibetensis includes the following:
- a CDS encoding pirin family protein, which produces MSTSFRRIFQVIDGNKKFVGDGFDVTSPMPGPRIRQLSPYLLIDHTGPMQVAPTDAPLGTPPHPHRGFETVTVVYEGALAHRDTAGHSGTLGPGDVQWMTAGAGLLHEERHEKEFAQQGGTLELLQLWVNVPKKDKLAPPRYQNIRSASIPSLPLPDGQSSIRVVAGTYENLSGPAETFSPITLLDVHLAPGAETTLHLPADYNVGIYVVKGAITLHGNRPAATKQLVVFGWDSPDIQLTATEETVLLVLAGAPIEEPLATYGPFVMNTNQELVQAIADFESGGMGKFPEDE; this is translated from the coding sequence ATGAGCACTTCCTTTCGTCGCATTTTTCAGGTTATTGATGGCAATAAGAAGTTCGTCGGCGACGGCTTCGATGTAACCAGCCCGATGCCGGGGCCGCGTATCCGCCAGCTGAGCCCGTACCTGCTCATCGACCACACCGGCCCGATGCAGGTCGCGCCTACCGATGCGCCCTTGGGCACGCCGCCGCACCCACACCGCGGCTTCGAAACCGTGACGGTGGTATATGAGGGCGCCCTCGCCCACCGCGACACGGCCGGCCACAGCGGCACCCTCGGCCCCGGCGACGTGCAGTGGATGACAGCCGGCGCGGGCCTGCTGCACGAAGAACGCCACGAGAAAGAGTTTGCCCAGCAGGGCGGCACGCTGGAGCTGCTACAGCTATGGGTGAACGTACCCAAAAAGGACAAGTTGGCCCCGCCTCGTTACCAGAACATCCGGAGCGCCAGCATTCCTAGTCTGCCCCTACCCGATGGGCAGAGCAGCATCCGCGTTGTTGCGGGCACCTACGAGAACCTGAGTGGCCCCGCCGAAACCTTCTCGCCCATCACGCTCCTGGATGTGCATTTAGCTCCCGGCGCAGAAACCACCCTGCACCTGCCCGCTGATTACAACGTGGGCATTTATGTAGTGAAAGGCGCCATTACGCTCCACGGCAACCGACCCGCCGCTACGAAACAGCTGGTGGTATTCGGGTGGGATTCACCCGATATTCAGCTTACGGCCACCGAGGAAACCGTTTTGCTGGTGTTGGCTGGAGCGCCTATTGAAGAGCCGCTGGCTACCTATGGCCCCTTCGTAATGAACACCAACCAGGAACTGGTGCAAGCTATTGCCGACTTTGAAAGCGGCGGTATGGGCAAGTTCCCCGAAGATGAATAG
- a CDS encoding PQQ-dependent sugar dehydrogenase, giving the protein MRLRLVVLWTLYALLTSTANAQTIVGPQGERFTERVVARQLSDPWEVTYGPDNFLWMTEAKGYRVSRLDPATGTRQVLLDVSKERQFPRYDKIPDSLDGGKPWPQGGLMGLALHPQLLQGQPYVYLTYIYRFAGAQQPGNGSLPNHGGNFFTARLVRYTYDAAAHTLSRPVVLCDTIPASNDHNSGRLLIAPVAGRNYLFYSVGDLGAGQFDNGGRTNHAQNPNSYEGKILRFNLEPDADPNTQEAWLPNDNPFNTTRQSAVWSIGHRNVQGLAYAEIGGNGKMYASEHGAFSDDEINLIERGKNYGHPLVLGFADGNYNGLAAAASEHASLPGPWHTTYPTITSEQANAKALGATYRDPLATLYPLSHDFLTTVLTRTRRHDPDEPTWKSEAPSSLAVYTATAIPGWHNSLLIPTLKQGKLVRLKLRDDGTAVASDTIMYFKAPVRFRDLAVSPDGTKLYLATDSATVTSGPSEDAPKGTACKGCLLEYTYVGGGSAATPTVANRKAPSPEKAMQEATAMVQKLKPKDRRVKRAGLPATQRPVFDLLLKPTLTAEERARVQQNALALLAGLRQQ; this is encoded by the coding sequence ATGCGGCTGCGACTTGTTGTTTTATGGACTTTATATGCCCTGCTAACCAGCACGGCCAACGCCCAAACCATCGTGGGGCCGCAAGGCGAACGGTTCACGGAACGGGTGGTAGCCCGCCAGCTCAGCGACCCGTGGGAAGTCACCTACGGCCCCGACAATTTTCTGTGGATGACCGAAGCCAAAGGCTACCGCGTCAGCCGCCTCGACCCCGCCACCGGCACCCGGCAAGTGCTTTTGGACGTGAGCAAAGAGCGCCAATTTCCCCGCTACGACAAGATTCCGGATTCTTTGGACGGGGGTAAACCGTGGCCGCAGGGTGGGCTGATGGGATTGGCGCTGCACCCACAGTTGCTGCAAGGCCAGCCCTACGTGTACCTAACATACATCTACCGGTTTGCGGGCGCCCAACAGCCGGGCAACGGCAGTTTGCCTAACCACGGTGGCAACTTTTTCACGGCCCGCCTGGTGCGCTACACCTACGATGCTGCCGCCCATACCCTAAGCCGCCCCGTGGTACTCTGCGACACCATTCCGGCCAGCAACGACCACAACTCCGGCCGGCTGCTGATAGCGCCCGTGGCGGGCCGCAACTACCTGTTCTACTCCGTAGGCGACTTGGGCGCGGGCCAGTTCGATAACGGCGGACGAACCAACCACGCCCAAAACCCTAATTCATACGAGGGAAAAATACTGCGCTTCAACCTGGAGCCCGACGCCGACCCCAACACCCAGGAAGCCTGGCTACCCAACGATAACCCGTTCAACACCACGCGGCAAAGTGCGGTATGGAGCATCGGCCACCGCAACGTTCAGGGGCTGGCGTACGCCGAAATAGGTGGCAACGGCAAAATGTACGCATCAGAGCACGGTGCATTTTCCGATGATGAAATTAACCTCATCGAGCGAGGCAAAAACTACGGGCATCCGTTGGTATTGGGCTTTGCTGATGGCAACTACAACGGCCTAGCGGCCGCCGCCTCCGAGCACGCCAGCTTGCCTGGTCCCTGGCACACCACTTACCCCACCATCACCAGCGAGCAAGCCAACGCCAAAGCCCTCGGTGCCACCTACCGCGACCCGCTAGCCACGCTCTACCCCCTTAGCCACGACTTTCTGACCACCGTACTCACCCGCACCCGCCGTCACGACCCCGACGAGCCCACCTGGAAGTCGGAAGCGCCGAGCAGTTTGGCCGTGTACACGGCAACCGCCATTCCGGGCTGGCACAACTCCCTGCTGATTCCGACCCTGAAACAAGGCAAGCTGGTCCGCCTGAAGCTACGTGACGACGGCACCGCCGTAGCCAGCGACACCATCATGTACTTCAAGGCGCCCGTCCGGTTCCGCGACCTAGCTGTTTCGCCCGATGGCACCAAACTTTACCTCGCCACCGACAGCGCTACCGTTACCTCGGGCCCTTCCGAAGACGCGCCCAAGGGTACCGCCTGCAAAGGCTGCCTGCTGGAATACACGTATGTTGGCGGCGGCTCTGCTGCTACCCCCACGGTGGCAAACCGCAAGGCACCGAGCCCAGAGAAGGCCATGCAGGAAGCCACAGCCATGGTGCAGAAATTGAAACCCAAAGACCGTCGCGTGAAGCGGGCCGGACTGCCAGCAACACAACGCCCGGTATTCGATTTGCTGCTCAAACCCACCCTGACCGCGGAGGAAAGAGCCCGGGTACAGCAAAACGCCCTTGCCCTGTTGGCGGGCCTCCGGCAGCAGTAA
- a CDS encoding Gfo/Idh/MocA family protein has translation MNAFDHLSSTSRREFMRTLSLGLGATLLGTSALGGPLSWLEEISYGPASLEALQTGKQLGVALVGLGGYSAGQLAPALQQTKLCKLAGIVTGTPSKATQWKQQYKIPDQNVYDYKTFDRIADNPAIDIIYIVLPVGLHAEYVERAARAGKHVICEKPMANTAADCRRMIAAMQKSGKKFSIGYRLHFEPHNREMMRLGQQQVYGPIKKLTADNGFRAGSKTWRQDKKLAGGGPLMDMGIYCVQGVIYTKGELPVSVTAKFGPKTDPVLFKDVEASINWQMQFADGAVADCRTSYAENMNSLLRADATKGWMELQPAYGYGGLQGRTSQGPMNIENVPQQARQMDDFADCILNNKPTRVPGEMGLRDMQIIEAIYRAAETGQKVSTKDVVAVLDKVGSR, from the coding sequence ATGAATGCCTTCGACCATCTTTCTTCCACTTCCCGCCGCGAGTTTATGCGCACCCTGTCGTTGGGGCTGGGTGCTACGTTGTTAGGCACTTCGGCGCTGGGCGGGCCCCTATCGTGGCTAGAGGAAATCAGCTACGGGCCTGCTAGTTTGGAGGCTCTACAGACCGGCAAGCAGCTCGGCGTGGCGCTGGTCGGCTTGGGTGGGTACAGCGCCGGGCAGTTGGCCCCGGCTTTGCAGCAAACCAAGCTCTGCAAGCTGGCCGGCATCGTGACGGGCACCCCATCAAAAGCCACCCAATGGAAGCAGCAGTACAAGATTCCTGACCAGAACGTGTACGACTACAAAACCTTCGACCGTATTGCCGATAACCCGGCCATCGACATCATCTACATCGTGCTGCCGGTAGGCTTACACGCCGAGTACGTGGAGCGGGCCGCCCGGGCAGGCAAGCACGTTATCTGTGAGAAGCCGATGGCCAACACCGCCGCCGACTGCCGCCGCATGATTGCCGCCATGCAAAAGTCCGGCAAGAAATTCAGCATCGGCTACCGCCTGCACTTCGAGCCGCACAACCGGGAAATGATGCGCCTGGGTCAGCAGCAAGTGTATGGCCCCATCAAGAAGCTAACCGCCGATAACGGCTTCCGGGCGGGCAGCAAAACGTGGCGCCAAGACAAGAAGCTGGCCGGGGGCGGCCCCCTCATGGACATGGGCATTTATTGCGTGCAGGGCGTTATCTACACCAAAGGCGAGCTGCCGGTATCCGTCACGGCCAAGTTCGGGCCCAAAACCGACCCGGTGCTATTCAAAGATGTGGAGGCAAGCATCAACTGGCAGATGCAGTTTGCCGACGGAGCCGTGGCCGACTGCCGCACCAGCTACGCCGAAAACATGAACAGCCTGCTGCGCGCCGACGCCACCAAGGGTTGGATGGAGCTGCAACCCGCCTACGGCTACGGCGGCCTGCAAGGCCGCACCAGCCAAGGCCCCATGAACATCGAAAACGTGCCGCAGCAGGCCCGCCAGATGGACGACTTTGCCGACTGCATCCTCAACAACAAGCCTACCCGCGTACCCGGCGAAATGGGCCTCCGCGACATGCAGATCATCGAAGCCATCTACCGGGCCGCGGAAACCGGCCAGAAAGTTTCCACCAAAGACGTAGTGGCCGTGCTCGACAAAGTGGGCAGCCGCTAG
- a CDS encoding glycoside hydrolase family 43 protein — MSHFLKPALSVLVPLALCSACQSNTPAGADSEASTQATTVPADSAGTGKKYLAKPLIKEIYTADPSAHVFNGKIYIYPSHDIETGMPENDNGDHFAMRDYHILSMDSIGGKVTDHGVALDTKDIPWAGRQLWAPDAAFKNGTYYLYFPLKDKQDIFRIGVATSSSPTGPFKAQPKPIEGSLSIDPAVFTDTDGKTYMYMGGIWGGQLQRWRTGKYDASKPKEQEPGPTEVALGPKMARLSSDMLRFDEPVKEVQIVGQDGKPFLSGDTKHRFFEGGWMHKYNNKYYFSYSTGDTHLLAYATGDSPYGPFTYQGVLMNPVEGWTTHHSIVEVGGKWYIFYHDTELSGKTWLRNVKVTELKRKPDGGFETINP, encoded by the coding sequence ATGTCCCATTTCCTGAAGCCCGCCCTTTCTGTTCTGGTTCCACTTGCCCTATGCAGCGCCTGCCAGAGCAACACCCCAGCGGGGGCCGATTCTGAAGCTTCCACCCAAGCCACCACGGTGCCCGCTGATTCCGCTGGCACCGGGAAAAAGTATCTGGCTAAGCCGCTCATCAAAGAAATATATACCGCCGACCCTTCGGCCCACGTGTTCAACGGGAAAATATACATCTACCCCTCGCACGACATCGAGACGGGGATGCCCGAAAACGACAACGGCGACCATTTCGCCATGCGCGACTACCACATTCTGTCCATGGACAGCATTGGCGGCAAGGTAACCGACCACGGGGTGGCGCTGGACACCAAAGACATTCCGTGGGCTGGCCGGCAGCTCTGGGCTCCCGATGCGGCTTTCAAAAACGGCACGTACTACCTGTACTTCCCGCTGAAAGACAAACAAGACATTTTCCGCATTGGGGTAGCCACCAGTAGTTCCCCCACTGGCCCGTTCAAGGCCCAACCTAAGCCCATAGAAGGCAGCCTCAGCATCGACCCGGCGGTGTTCACCGACACCGACGGTAAAACGTATATGTACATGGGCGGCATCTGGGGCGGCCAGTTGCAGCGGTGGCGCACCGGAAAGTATGACGCCAGCAAGCCGAAAGAGCAGGAGCCCGGCCCCACTGAAGTGGCCCTTGGGCCCAAAATGGCGCGCTTAAGCTCCGACATGCTGCGCTTCGATGAGCCCGTGAAGGAAGTGCAGATTGTAGGCCAAGACGGCAAGCCCTTCTTGTCCGGCGACACCAAGCACCGCTTCTTTGAGGGTGGCTGGATGCACAAATACAACAACAAGTACTACTTCTCGTACTCCACCGGCGACACCCATTTGCTGGCGTATGCCACCGGCGACTCGCCCTACGGCCCCTTCACCTACCAGGGCGTGCTCATGAACCCCGTAGAAGGCTGGACCACGCACCACTCCATTGTGGAAGTGGGTGGCAAGTGGTACATCTTCTACCACGACACCGAACTGTCGGGCAAAACCTGGCTCCGCAACGTGAAAGTGACCGAGCTGAAGCGTAAGCCCGACGGTGGCTTCGAGACCATCAATCCGTAA
- a CDS encoding DUF4136 domain-containing protein: MKTYFLLFLLALAAACTPVRVESTTQSPGVNFSAYKTYNFMDVTARNEAAFQGSGAGIEELKSAVARELERRGYQRADTPDLWVNIGVVTQEKVQTRETTIYEAPRYIGQRRYRWQSEQVPVRSYAEGTATVDVVDAARNEQIWQGVAASTLSKDPDKLAARIDQGITEMFEKYPVAPRQ, translated from the coding sequence ATGAAAACGTACTTTTTGCTTTTTCTGCTGGCCTTGGCGGCTGCCTGTACCCCGGTCAGGGTGGAGTCCACCACTCAATCACCGGGCGTGAATTTCTCGGCTTACAAAACCTACAACTTCATGGACGTGACGGCCCGCAACGAAGCGGCCTTTCAAGGGTCGGGGGCCGGCATCGAAGAGCTGAAAAGCGCCGTGGCCCGGGAACTGGAGCGCCGCGGCTACCAGCGCGCCGACACGCCCGACTTGTGGGTCAACATTGGTGTTGTAACCCAGGAAAAAGTGCAAACCCGTGAAACCACCATCTACGAAGCGCCGCGCTACATCGGGCAGCGCCGCTACCGCTGGCAAAGCGAGCAGGTGCCCGTACGTAGCTATGCGGAAGGTACCGCCACGGTGGATGTGGTGGATGCAGCTCGCAACGAGCAAATCTGGCAAGGAGTAGCGGCCAGCACGCTTTCCAAGGACCCCGACAAACTTGCCGCCCGCATCGACCAAGGCATCACCGAGATGTTCGAGAAGTATCCGGTAGCGCCTCGGCAGTAG
- a CDS encoding aldo/keto reductase, with amino-acid sequence MDFIRLGATGLKVSKICLGCMTYGTPTDRWPWALNEEQSRPFIQQALELGINFFDTADVYSNGASEEVVGRALRDFAKRDEIVLATKVYNPMGPGPNQGGLSRKHIMSAIDASLQRLGTDYVDLYQIHRWDYNTPIEETLEALHDVVKAGKARYIGASSMFAWQFAQALYLADKHNWTRFVSMQPHYNLVYREEEREMLPLCEDQKIGVIPWSPLARGLLTGGRSKERNETERAKTDAFGKSLYGRDDDFAVADRVTEIAQERGLPNAQVALAWMLAKPVVTAPIVGASKPGHLEDAVAATKVKLSGQEIKRLEELYQPHPVLGFS; translated from the coding sequence ATGGACTTTATCCGCTTGGGAGCCACTGGCCTCAAAGTCTCGAAAATATGCTTGGGCTGCATGACCTACGGCACGCCCACCGACCGGTGGCCCTGGGCCCTCAACGAAGAGCAAAGCCGCCCCTTCATCCAACAAGCCCTTGAACTCGGCATCAACTTCTTCGACACCGCCGATGTGTACTCCAACGGCGCCAGCGAGGAAGTGGTGGGTCGGGCGCTACGCGACTTTGCCAAGCGCGACGAAATTGTGCTGGCCACCAAAGTCTACAACCCGATGGGGCCTGGCCCCAACCAAGGGGGCCTCTCGCGCAAGCACATCATGAGCGCCATTGACGCCAGTTTGCAGCGCCTCGGCACCGATTACGTGGACCTCTACCAGATTCACCGCTGGGACTACAATACGCCCATCGAGGAAACGCTGGAAGCCCTGCACGACGTGGTGAAGGCTGGCAAGGCGCGCTATATCGGCGCTTCCTCGATGTTCGCCTGGCAGTTCGCGCAAGCCCTGTACCTGGCCGACAAGCACAACTGGACGCGCTTTGTGAGCATGCAGCCGCACTACAACCTGGTGTATCGGGAAGAGGAGCGCGAAATGTTGCCCCTGTGTGAAGACCAAAAAATTGGGGTGATTCCTTGGTCGCCGCTGGCGCGGGGGCTGCTCACAGGCGGGCGTAGCAAAGAGCGCAACGAAACGGAACGCGCCAAAACCGACGCGTTCGGCAAAAGCCTGTACGGCCGTGACGACGACTTTGCGGTGGCTGACCGCGTGACGGAAATAGCGCAGGAGCGCGGCCTGCCCAATGCGCAAGTGGCGCTGGCTTGGATGCTCGCGAAGCCCGTGGTGACGGCGCCCATTGTGGGGGCCAGCAAGCCTGGCCACTTAGAAGACGCCGTGGCCGCCACCAAAGTGAAGCTGTCAGGCCAAGAAATCAAGCGCTTAGAGGAGCTATATCAGCCGCATCCGGTGTTGGGTTTCTCGTAA
- a CDS encoding GNAT family N-acetyltransferase: protein MTLTWTTKPFEALTLSELYALLQLRSEVFVVEQTCAFQDIDGQDQAAYHVLGYTEAGELAAYSRLFDADICYPEASIGRVVVSPKFRRYGLGQHLLRESIAAVAELFGEQPIQIGAQLYLKKFYESFGFQELGDGYLEDGIPHIHMIRP, encoded by the coding sequence ATGACCCTAACTTGGACCACCAAGCCCTTCGAGGCTCTTACGCTCTCTGAACTCTACGCCCTGCTCCAGCTGCGCTCCGAAGTATTTGTAGTAGAGCAAACCTGCGCCTTCCAAGACATCGACGGCCAGGACCAAGCAGCTTACCACGTGCTAGGCTACACCGAAGCCGGCGAGTTAGCCGCATACTCCCGCCTCTTCGATGCCGACATCTGCTATCCTGAAGCCAGCATTGGCCGGGTGGTGGTAAGCCCCAAGTTCCGGCGCTACGGCCTAGGTCAGCACCTGCTGCGCGAGTCTATTGCAGCAGTAGCGGAGCTGTTTGGTGAGCAGCCCATCCAGATTGGCGCGCAGCTTTACCTGAAGAAGTTCTACGAGAGCTTCGGGTTTCAAGAACTCGGCGACGGCTACCTGGAAGACGGCATTCCGCACATTCACATGATTCGCCCCTAA
- a CDS encoding tetratricopeptide repeat-containing sensor histidine kinase, giving the protein MFAGLLLLVGAGTVRAQSLALNELRAQARQEQIDSSRVLLLCKISDQYWALSTDSAAAYAERALALAQRIKYRHGEGEALNRLGAALRESNLARALELFQLSLRLAESIHDRPLQAQNLRSIGIIYVYLRDRKQGLSYYFQALRIGQALHDEQRIVLELSNIGLAYDVFNQLDSAQYFQQQAFQLAQRLHAPTNYILYGLGNVARKQGDITQARTYYRRSIRESAALRHLRSSNFAYVGLATLYQNIGKSDSSIYYAGLGCQAAQANGFLRGVLNASTLLTQEFKASGSADSALKYQSLMLTMKDTLFGQEKVMRLQNINYQERQHKAQVGAERSRMQARYRTYGMLAGLVGLLLIIGLLIRNYRQQQQANATLQASLADLKAAQFQLVQREKMAFLGELTAGVAHELQNPLGFVKQFAAVSTELIDEINGAQQLARDGKLEREILDGLKQNMLSISQHGQRATAIIKGMLEHARTGSGQREPTSLNHLAEESWQMAYQSVQHEHPAFTATLTTHFDPDLPLIHVIAQDLSRVLLNLCTNALYAVRQRQLTTGAAYQPEVRISTRLLSGSVELTVSDNGVGIPEDVKAKIFHPFFTTKPVGEGTGLGLSLSHDIVSTGHGGTLTVASKEGEGTTFIITLPPSAITG; this is encoded by the coding sequence TTGTTCGCAGGCCTTCTCCTACTGGTGGGTGCAGGAACTGTTCGGGCGCAAAGCCTAGCCCTCAACGAGCTGCGTGCGCAGGCGCGGCAAGAGCAAATTGACAGCAGCCGCGTACTGCTGCTTTGCAAGATCAGCGACCAGTACTGGGCCCTAAGCACCGATTCGGCGGCGGCCTATGCCGAACGAGCTTTGGCCTTAGCGCAGCGCATCAAGTACCGGCACGGCGAAGGCGAGGCCCTGAACCGCTTGGGGGCGGCGTTGCGCGAAAGCAATCTGGCTCGTGCGCTAGAACTGTTCCAGTTGTCGTTGCGGCTGGCCGAATCCATCCACGACCGGCCGCTGCAAGCACAAAACCTGCGCAGCATTGGCATCATTTACGTGTATCTGCGCGACCGGAAACAGGGCCTGTCGTACTACTTTCAGGCGTTGCGCATCGGGCAAGCCCTGCACGACGAGCAGCGCATTGTACTCGAGCTAAGTAATATTGGGCTGGCCTACGACGTGTTCAACCAGCTGGATTCGGCGCAGTACTTTCAGCAACAGGCTTTCCAACTGGCGCAGCGTCTGCACGCGCCCACCAATTATATTCTGTACGGCCTTGGCAACGTGGCGCGCAAGCAAGGTGATATCACGCAGGCTCGCACGTACTATCGCCGCAGCATCAGGGAGTCGGCTGCTTTGCGGCATTTGCGCAGTAGCAATTTTGCCTACGTGGGGCTGGCTACGTTGTATCAGAACATCGGAAAATCAGACTCCAGTATCTATTATGCCGGGCTTGGCTGCCAGGCGGCGCAGGCTAACGGCTTTTTGCGGGGCGTGCTTAATGCCAGCACGCTACTCACGCAGGAGTTCAAAGCAAGTGGTTCCGCCGACAGCGCCCTCAAGTACCAGAGCCTGATGCTGACCATGAAGGACACGCTGTTTGGGCAGGAAAAAGTGATGCGCCTGCAAAACATCAACTACCAAGAGCGCCAACACAAAGCACAAGTAGGCGCCGAAAGATCCCGCATGCAAGCGCGCTATCGGACTTATGGGATGCTGGCGGGCCTGGTGGGGCTACTGCTTATTATTGGCCTGCTGATACGCAATTACCGGCAGCAGCAGCAAGCCAATGCCACGCTCCAGGCTTCCCTAGCCGACCTGAAGGCAGCGCAGTTTCAGTTGGTGCAGCGCGAGAAAATGGCGTTTCTAGGAGAGCTGACGGCTGGTGTGGCCCACGAACTACAAAACCCGCTCGGCTTCGTGAAGCAGTTTGCGGCGGTCAGTACCGAGCTTATTGACGAGATAAACGGTGCGCAACAGCTGGCGCGGGATGGAAAGCTGGAACGGGAAATCTTGGACGGCCTCAAGCAGAATATGCTGAGCATCAGCCAGCACGGCCAGCGTGCTACCGCCATCATCAAAGGCATGTTGGAGCACGCCCGCACGGGTAGTGGGCAGCGCGAACCAACCAGCCTCAACCATCTGGCCGAAGAAAGCTGGCAGATGGCCTACCAAAGCGTGCAGCACGAGCATCCTGCTTTTACGGCCACCCTCACCACCCACTTCGACCCAGACCTGCCTCTCATACACGTCATTGCGCAAGACCTGAGCCGGGTGCTGCTGAACCTGTGCACCAATGCCCTTTATGCCGTACGGCAGCGCCAGCTCACAACCGGGGCAGCCTACCAGCCCGAAGTGCGCATAAGCACCCGCTTGCTATCCGGCAGCGTTGAACTCACGGTCAGCGACAACGGGGTCGGCATTCCGGAAGACGTGAAGGCAAAGATTTTCCATCCCTTCTTCACCACCAAGCCAGTTGGCGAAGGCACGGGCCTCGGCCTTTCGCTCAGCCACGATATTGTGAGTACAGGCCACGGCGGCACCCTCACCGTAGCATCGAAAGAAGGAGAGGGGACGACGTTCATTATTACGCTGCCGCCCAGTGCTATAACAGGATAA
- a CDS encoding EamA family transporter, which translates to MWIVFSLLAALSAAVVVTLSKAGIKTVDSSLAFAIQSILIVLVAWSVVAWQGNLPDVAAIDRRSWVFLIAAGVITCVSSLLSFRALSLGNASRVSPLDKVSLVFAIMLAAVFLKEKISWQVMLGAGLMVVGAVVIAMAKPAGE; encoded by the coding sequence ATGTGGATAGTTTTTTCATTGCTGGCGGCCTTATCAGCCGCTGTGGTCGTCACGCTTTCTAAGGCGGGCATCAAAACCGTGGACTCCAGCTTGGCTTTCGCCATTCAATCGATACTGATTGTGCTAGTGGCCTGGAGCGTGGTGGCCTGGCAAGGCAACCTGCCCGATGTGGCCGCTATTGACCGCCGTAGCTGGGTGTTTCTGATTGCGGCGGGCGTTATCACCTGCGTTTCCTCGTTGCTCTCGTTTCGGGCCCTCTCGCTCGGCAATGCCTCCCGCGTATCGCCGCTCGATAAGGTGTCATTGGTGTTTGCTATTATGCTGGCCGCTGTTTTTCTGAAAGAAAAAATCAGCTGGCAAGTGATGCTCGGCGCGGGCCTAATGGTGGTAGGAGCCGTCGTTATTGCCATGGCGAAGCCAGCCGGCGAGTGA